The window TCGTCTTCGGCCTGACGATGTACAACGGCTCCGTCATCGCGGAGATCCTCCGTTCCGGCATCAAGTCCCTGCCGAAGGGGCAGACCGAGGCCGCCCGCGCGCTCGGCATGTCCCACTCGCAGACGATGCGCACGATCCTCCTGCCGCAGGCGATCGCCGCCATGCTGCCGGCGCTCATCGCGCAGATGGTCATCGCCCTGAAGGACTCCGCGCTCGGCTACCAGATCGGCTACGTCGAGGTGGTCCGTTCCGGCATCCAGACGGCGTCCGTGAACCAGAACTTCCTGGCCTCGCTGACAGTCGTGGCGATCATCATGATCCTCATCAACTGGGCGCTCACCTCGCTGGCGCAGCGCATCGAGCGGCAGCTGCGCGCCGGCCGCGCCCGCCGCAACATCATCGCCAAGGTGCCCGAGCTCCCCGACCAAGGCCTCGACACCAAGGACAACGTCAACGTCGACTGGCACGACCCCGACTACGTCGAGATCAAGAACCCGGGCCAGTAACCTTCCGTTTGCCGACGCCGCCGTCAACCCCCGTGGTTGGCGGCGGCGTCACTGCAGTTGCGCGACCCGCTCCTCCAGGGCCTCCCGCGCGATGCGCAGGCTCATCCCCTGGTTGAATCCCCGCCGGGCCAGTACCCCGACGATCCGACGCAGCGCCTTGTCGGACTCGGCCCGGTCCTCCGGGACGGTACGCACGGAACGGGCCTTCTTCGCGGCGAGGCTGCGTGCCATGCTCTCCTCGTCCGCGGGGTCGATCTGCTCGAGGGCGGCGGCCCGGGTGCCGGCGTCGACGCCCTTGTCGCGGAGCTCGCGGTCGAGCACGCGCGCGGACTTGCCGCGGCGGGCGTGCCGCTGGCGCACCCACTCCTGCGCGAAGACCGCGTCGTTGAGCAGGCCGACGCCGGCGAGGTCGTCGAGGACGTCGTCGATGACCACCGGATCGAACTCGAGGTCCACCAGGCGGCCGCGCAGCTCGTGACGGGAACGCGCGCGGGCGTCGAGAAGCAGCAGTGCCCGGCGGCGTACCGCGGCCTTCGCCTCCTCGGCCTCGTGGTCGAAGAGGTTGCCGGGCGTGTACTCGGCAATCGCCGCCCGCAGCTGCGCGATCCTCTGTTCCTGGCTGGTCACCGCTGCCCTCCCCTACTTGGCGGCGGCGCTGGCGGCCTCCGCCTCATCGTCGTCGAAGTCGACGTTCGGGACCATGTCGACCGGGTCGTCGCTGAGGCTGTCCTCCTCCGTGGCGGCGTCCGGGCCGATGCCGAGCTTGCCGAAGATCTTGCGCTCGATCTCGTCGGCCAGCTCCGGGGTCTCCTTGAGCAGCAGGCGGGCCTTCTCCTTGCCCTGGCCGAGCTGGTCGCCCTCGTAGGTGTACCAGGAGCCGGACTTCTTCACGATGCCGTTCTCCACGCCCATGTCGATGATGGAGGACTCGCGGGAGATGCCCTCGCCGTAGATGATGTCGAACTCGGCGATCTTGAACGGCGGGGAGACCTTGTTCTTGACCACCTTGACGCGGGTGCGGTTGCCGATGGCGTCCTGGCCGTCCTTGAGGGTCTGGATCCGGCGGACGTCGAGTCGCACGGAGGCGTAGAACTTCAGGGCCTTGCCACCGGTGGTGGTCTCCGGGGAGCCGAACATGACGCCGATCTTCTCGCGCAGCTGGTTGATGAAGATGGCGGTGGTGCCCGAGGAGTGCAGCGCACCGGTCATCTTGCGCAGCGCCTGGCTCATGAGGCGGGCCTGGAGGCCGACGTGGGAGTCACCCATCTCGCCCTCGATCTCGGCCTTCGGGGTCAGCGCGGCGACGGAGTCGATGACGATGATGTCGATGGCGCCGGAACGCACGAGCATGTCGGCGATCTCGAGGGCCTGCTCACCGGTGTCCGGCTGGGACACGAGCAGGGCGTCGGTGTCCACGCCGAGCTTCTTGGCGTAGTCGGGGTCGAGCGCGTGCTCGGCGTCGATGAAGGCGGCGATGCCGCCGCCCTTCTGCGCCTGGGCGATGGCGTGGAGGGCCACGGTGGTCTTACCGGAGGACTCCGGGCCGTAGACCTCGATGATGCGGCCCCGCGGATAACCGCCGATGCCGAGCGCCACGTCGATGGCCGTGTTGCCGGAGGAGATGACCTGGATCGGCGGGCGGTTGTCGTCACCCAGGCGCATGACCGCGCCCTTGCCGAAGTCCTTCTCGATCATCGCCAGCGCTGCGTCGAGAGCCTTCTGGCGGTCATCGCCCTTGGCGGCGGTGGCCTTCTTCTTGGGTGCCATGGTGACGGTTCCTTCTCTTGGGTGGTCGATGGTGCCGGGGGTGCCGGTGTCGTCGGTTGCTGGGTCGGGTGTGCAAATGTCCACACCCTCTTAGACCCCGGTCTTCCCCGGAAGGATCCCGGTTCCGACAGGTCGGTCACGAGTGCGCGATCTGGGCCCCACCGTATCCACAGGGCGGGACATGAGGATCATCGACTTCGAACATACACGCACACCCGTTCGAACACAACGTCAACGGCCTGGCAGGTCGCGACCCAGACGGCGCTCCTCGGGGACGTCGAAGTCCCGGCAGACCTCCTCCCAGACGCGCCGCAGGTCAACGCCGTCCTCGACGAGGTCCCCGACCACCCCGCCGAGACCGGCGAGGTAGTGGCTGTGGACGATGTGGCGGGCCTTCGCCCGTCCGAACTCGTCCGCGAGCAGTTCATGGAATTCCGCCAGTCGCATGCCACGATGGTACCGACACGCCATCCACAGGCGCCCCGGACACCGTGCTGAACGGCGTTCAATGCTATCGTTTCCGCCATGACCACTGCTGCACGCCCCGCCCGCACCTCCCGTTCCGCGGTGCAGGATCTGGCCTACATCGCCGTCTTCGCCGCACTCATCATCGTGCTGGCCTTCGTGTCCATCCCGGTCGGAGCCGCCGGAGTCCCGATCGTCCTGCAGAACGCGGCGATCGTCCTCGCCGGCCTCGTCCTCGGTGGACGCCGCGGCTTCCTCGCTGCCGCCCTCTTCCTCTTCCTCGGCCTCATCGGACTGCCGGTCCTCGCCGGTGGCCGCACCACCCTCTCCGCCCTGGCCGGCCCGACCGTCGGCTACCTCGTCGGCTACCTCGTCTCCGCCGGCGTCGTCGGGCTCATCGCCTACCGCGCGCGCCCGCGCAAGCGCGGTGAGCAGGCCATCTGGTTCACCGTCGCCGCCGTCGTCGGACTCCTCCTCCAGTACACCCTCGGGGCGCTCGGCCTCGTGTGGCGTGCGGGCCTGTCCCTCACGGAGTCGATCATCGCCCAGGGTGCCTTCATCCTCCCGGACGTCGCCAAGTTCGCCTTCATGGTCGTCATCGCCCTCGGCATCCACGCTGCCTTCCCGGATCTGCTGGCACGTCGTAAGTAATGCCCACGATCACCTTCGAGGACGTCTCCGTCACCTTCGACGGGGACGTCTCCCCCACTCTCGACCGGATCTCGCTCACCCTCGACGAGCACCGCATCGGCGTCATCGGCGCGAACGGCTCCGGCAAGTCG of the Corynebacterium humireducens NBRC 106098 = DSM 45392 genome contains:
- a CDS encoding amino acid ABC transporter permease; amino-acid sequence: MSVRATVLYDAPGPRGRRNNVIFTVLTAVLTALVLGWIIWTLNDNGQLTAAKWMPFLDSLTWRTYILPGLWGTLKSAFASIILAMILGVLLGLGRLSEMAWLRWICAVIVEFFRAIPVLLLMIFAYQMFAIYRMVPPRELAFAAVVFGLTMYNGSVIAEILRSGIKSLPKGQTEAARALGMSHSQTMRTILLPQAIAAMLPALIAQMVIALKDSALGYQIGYVEVVRSGIQTASVNQNFLASLTVVAIIMILINWALTSLAQRIERQLRAGRARRNIIAKVPELPDQGLDTKDNVNVDWHDPDYVEIKNPGQ
- the recX gene encoding recombination regulator RecX — translated: MTSQEQRIAQLRAAIAEYTPGNLFDHEAEEAKAAVRRRALLLLDARARSRHELRGRLVDLEFDPVVIDDVLDDLAGVGLLNDAVFAQEWVRQRHARRGKSARVLDRELRDKGVDAGTRAAALEQIDPADEESMARSLAAKKARSVRTVPEDRAESDKALRRIVGVLARRGFNQGMSLRIAREALEERVAQLQ
- the recA gene encoding recombinase RecA, whose translation is MAPKKKATAAKGDDRQKALDAALAMIEKDFGKGAVMRLGDDNRPPIQVISSGNTAIDVALGIGGYPRGRIIEVYGPESSGKTTVALHAIAQAQKGGGIAAFIDAEHALDPDYAKKLGVDTDALLVSQPDTGEQALEIADMLVRSGAIDIIVIDSVAALTPKAEIEGEMGDSHVGLQARLMSQALRKMTGALHSSGTTAIFINQLREKIGVMFGSPETTTGGKALKFYASVRLDVRRIQTLKDGQDAIGNRTRVKVVKNKVSPPFKIAEFDIIYGEGISRESSIIDMGVENGIVKKSGSWYTYEGDQLGQGKEKARLLLKETPELADEIERKIFGKLGIGPDAATEEDSLSDDPVDMVPNVDFDDDEAEAASAAAK
- a CDS encoding DUF3046 domain-containing protein; this encodes MRLAEFHELLADEFGRAKARHIVHSHYLAGLGGVVGDLVEDGVDLRRVWEEVCRDFDVPEERRLGRDLPGR
- a CDS encoding biotin transporter BioY, translating into MTTAARPARTSRSAVQDLAYIAVFAALIIVLAFVSIPVGAAGVPIVLQNAAIVLAGLVLGGRRGFLAAALFLFLGLIGLPVLAGGRTTLSALAGPTVGYLVGYLVSAGVVGLIAYRARPRKRGEQAIWFTVAAVVGLLLQYTLGALGLVWRAGLSLTESIIAQGAFILPDVAKFAFMVVIALGIHAAFPDLLARRK